Proteins from one Desulfobacterales bacterium genomic window:
- a CDS encoding DUF2079 domain-containing protein yields the protein MDKEYSALVLLLRTLLAAVLFYEIALSTMWAVNGGIFWPQDQGIFSQVMWKILHGRLDSSIYSERNFFASHFTPIFILLAPFTKLFGGLPLHYLIVDAGLVLSVYFIYLAGRRLQVADHLILMMLVIHVTTPVFFHMMTSGFRDAVVSVLPVSMAIYFFMANRWRLFLMSLVLAMLCREDTSLALVGFAFASWWFKREKKWIFVSLFLPLAYFVIAVKFVMPWLAGDLTRTGGLGFDKYGYLGESLSQIVISIVTKPGIVLAQLWSNKAFIWDLLVPWLFLPLLNPVTLLIPVGNFAEVLLAKGTLPVASVKYWYIAPATPFIAFAAIGALARLERFPLCRRRMVMIAGFITLAGLLINILGFDSLKRPLMDSRLFTRGNRVEDVKLLARYARTYPDATVSASYNTILFFAQRHTVRLIGTKEDGWQPPDLIVAERSSGAKGYNNISDQVSSWPRSYQFLDYYLKSKLASKQYSVADRTGRVIILKKNIRSPGEGEEYSYEDFVSDLEINIHDQRSDISPSKTFRKETGGNYYRCFNDATGTVVYGPYIYLPPGRYTATVSIDEQEDRGLAGTPVFQVYSNKNGELASTTIFTGRGTDSRITVPFLSNGEDDIEFRILAPEENDLCVSHITLKRLESVPAALPVYSLDTGSVAAPKKNGTPWDARENYTVRETGIVFASGKMVVAEKLEISADNNDRYLLQFYSDELFIGEMMVPASINGGGLQIRNLELPDSVRGRAFNRVVVTPGKGDGMYSIGHIIFRN from the coding sequence ATGGATAAAGAATATTCAGCTTTGGTTTTATTGCTGCGAACACTCCTTGCAGCTGTTTTGTTCTATGAAATAGCCCTTTCCACCATGTGGGCGGTGAACGGCGGGATCTTCTGGCCCCAGGACCAGGGTATTTTCAGCCAGGTGATGTGGAAAATCCTGCATGGCCGGCTGGACAGTTCGATTTATTCCGAGAGAAATTTTTTCGCCTCCCATTTTACCCCGATCTTCATTCTGCTTGCTCCGTTCACCAAACTGTTTGGCGGCCTGCCTCTCCATTATCTCATTGTCGATGCAGGCCTGGTCCTGTCGGTGTATTTCATCTATCTGGCGGGAAGGCGTTTGCAGGTGGCTGATCATCTGATTCTCATGATGCTCGTTATCCATGTGACAACACCGGTGTTCTTCCACATGATGACTTCGGGATTCCGTGACGCGGTGGTGTCGGTTCTGCCGGTTTCCATGGCAATATATTTTTTCATGGCCAACAGGTGGCGATTATTCTTGATGAGTTTGGTTCTTGCCATGTTATGCCGGGAGGACACCTCCCTTGCCCTGGTTGGCTTTGCTTTTGCCTCCTGGTGGTTCAAGCGTGAAAAAAAATGGATTTTTGTCAGCCTGTTTCTGCCGCTGGCATACTTTGTTATTGCCGTAAAGTTTGTCATGCCATGGCTGGCCGGTGATTTGACCCGGACCGGCGGTCTCGGCTTTGACAAGTATGGCTATCTGGGAGAGTCGCTCTCGCAGATAGTCATTTCAATCGTCACAAAGCCCGGTATCGTTCTTGCCCAGCTCTGGAGCAACAAGGCTTTTATCTGGGATCTTCTGGTACCCTGGCTGTTTCTGCCCCTGCTTAACCCGGTGACCCTGCTCATACCTGTTGGTAATTTTGCCGAAGTGCTCCTTGCCAAGGGGACACTTCCCGTTGCCTCTGTTAAGTATTGGTACATCGCACCGGCCACCCCCTTTATTGCATTTGCCGCAATAGGCGCACTTGCCCGGCTTGAACGGTTTCCCCTGTGCAGAAGGCGGATGGTCATGATTGCCGGCTTTATTACCCTGGCGGGCCTGTTGATCAACATCCTGGGATTTGATTCTCTGAAAAGACCGCTCATGGATAGCAGATTGTTTACCCGTGGCAACAGGGTGGAAGATGTGAAACTGCTCGCCAGATATGCCCGGACGTATCCGGATGCGACTGTATCCGCTTCCTATAATACAATACTTTTTTTCGCCCAGCGGCACACGGTCAGGCTTATCGGAACGAAAGAGGATGGCTGGCAGCCGCCTGATCTGATCGTCGCGGAAAGATCGAGCGGAGCAAAGGGATACAATAATATTTCCGACCAAGTTTCTTCCTGGCCAAGAAGCTACCAGTTTCTTGATTACTACCTGAAGTCAAAGCTGGCCTCGAAACAGTACAGTGTTGCAGACCGGACCGGCAGGGTAATAATTCTTAAAAAGAATATCAGGAGCCCTGGGGAAGGAGAGGAATATTCCTATGAGGATTTTGTCTCTGATCTGGAAATCAATATCCATGACCAGCGCAGCGATATTTCGCCAAGCAAAACCTTTAGAAAGGAAACCGGGGGCAATTATTACCGCTGTTTTAACGATGCCACAGGGACCGTTGTTTACGGCCCATACATCTATCTTCCGCCCGGACGGTATACGGCAACCGTTTCAATTGACGAGCAGGAAGACAGGGGTCTGGCCGGTACCCCGGTTTTTCAGGTTTACAGCAATAAAAACGGCGAACTGGCTTCCACCACAATCTTTACCGGCAGAGGAACGGATAGCAGGATCACAGTGCCTTTTTTGAGTAATGGGGAGGATGATATTGAATTTCGAATTCTTGCACCGGAAGAGAATGATCTCTGTGTCAGCCATATCACACTGAAAAGACTTGAATCGGTTCCGGCGGCACTGCCTGTCTACAGTCTTGACACGGGATCGGTCGCCGCCCCGAAAAAAAATGGCACCCCGTGGGATGCCAGGGAGAATTATACCGTTAGAGAGACCGGGATAGTCTTTGCTTCGGGAAAAATGGTGGTGGCGGAAAAACTGGAGATATCCGCTGATAACAATGATCGGTATCTCCTGCAATTTTACAGTGATGAACTTTTTATAGGGGAAATGATGGTGCCGGCTTCCATCAATGGGGGCGGCCTCCAGATCCGGAATCTGGAACTGCCGGACAGCGTTCGCGGCCGGGCCTTTAACCGGGTTGTGGTGACGCCTGGAAAAGGTGATGGAATGTATAGCATCGGCCATATCATCTTTCGTAACTGA
- a CDS encoding glycosyltransferase: MDLAGKHVLVDGDNLQLMHGTGIKTYALTLVRTLVDLGARVSILWSSRFCATSVDRESLLYKQDQQKKRSWLENVGAMGRVAAHVLVSGRTVNAGGQGPSKQVASSRANDNIASLVHRYYFIPRDITRLFSRLGMSLQVKVPDQVDFWHATYPLLIGVKGARSVISIHDLIPLKLPWTCLDNRRFFRNSVKQSLDRSDLVITVSENTKQDLVEMFNVDPERVRVTYQPLRSVSPDLSEEAIDALLASYGLRNKEYFLFVGAIEPKKNIKRLARAVKSLRLDIPLVLVGKKAWLWEGELQKTDGLILLDFVPTEHLQCLYKGALFFVFPSLYEGFGLPPLEAMAHGCPVITSNVSSLPEVCGAAALYVDPYNVSDIAEKIQCMYDDPGLRQRLSEQGRERARFFSMENYRKRLSDAYSILLD, encoded by the coding sequence ATGGATTTAGCAGGAAAGCATGTTCTGGTGGATGGCGATAACCTGCAGCTCATGCATGGCACCGGGATCAAGACCTATGCCCTGACTCTTGTCCGTACCCTTGTCGATTTGGGAGCACGGGTCAGTATCCTCTGGAGTTCCCGGTTCTGCGCCACTTCCGTTGACCGGGAATCTTTGTTGTACAAGCAAGACCAGCAAAAGAAAAGAAGTTGGCTGGAGAATGTCGGGGCAATGGGGCGGGTGGCAGCACATGTACTCGTTAGCGGCAGAACCGTCAATGCCGGCGGGCAAGGCCCCTCAAAACAGGTTGCATCAAGCCGGGCGAATGATAATATCGCCAGCTTGGTGCATCGGTATTATTTCATCCCCCGGGATATTACCAGGTTGTTCTCCCGCCTCGGCATGTCCCTGCAGGTCAAAGTGCCTGATCAGGTAGATTTCTGGCATGCAACTTATCCGCTGTTAATTGGCGTGAAAGGCGCCAGAAGCGTGATCTCGATCCACGATCTGATTCCGTTAAAGCTGCCATGGACCTGTTTGGATAACCGGCGTTTTTTCCGTAATTCAGTTAAACAAAGTCTGGACAGATCGGATCTGGTGATAACGGTGTCTGAAAACACGAAGCAGGATCTGGTCGAGATGTTTAACGTGGATCCGGAACGGGTACGGGTAACCTACCAGCCTCTACGCAGTGTGTCTCCTGACCTGTCCGAGGAGGCGATTGATGCGCTTCTTGCCAGTTACGGCTTAAGGAACAAAGAATATTTTCTTTTTGTCGGGGCCATTGAACCCAAAAAAAACATCAAGAGACTGGCCCGGGCTGTCAAATCGCTCCGGCTCGATATTCCGCTGGTCCTTGTCGGCAAAAAGGCCTGGCTCTGGGAAGGTGAGTTGCAGAAGACGGACGGTCTTATTCTGCTGGATTTCGTGCCGACAGAGCACCTGCAATGTCTTTATAAGGGCGCCCTCTTTTTTGTTTTCCCGTCACTCTACGAAGGATTCGGCCTCCCCCCGCTTGAGGCCATGGCACACGGCTGCCCGGTAATTACCTCCAACGTCTCGTCCCTGCCCGAGGTCTGCGGCGCGGCGGCCCTGTATGTCGATCCGTATAATGTATCGGACATAGCGGAGAAAATTCAATGCATGTATGACGACCCCGGTCTCAGGCAGCGATTAAGTGAACAGGGCCGGGAGCGGGCTCGGTTTTTCAGCATGGAGAATTACCGGAAGAGACTGTCGGATGCCTATTCGATTCTTCTTGATTAA
- a CDS encoding ABC transporter ATP-binding protein, whose protein sequence is MLLHFPQYLRALRQQQGFVALRDFSFSVHKGETFGIIGKNGSGKSTTLGLIAGVLKQSGGSIRINGRVSPLLELGAGFHPELTGRDNIILNGILLGMTRRQVEERLDDIIEFSEMREFILRPLKTYSSGMVARLGFSVVVHLDPEILLIDEVLAVGDEEFQDKCQLKMEEFRSKGITIVFVSHDLDDVERICDRVLFLDEGHSKVIGPPVEVVAEYRKQVKRY, encoded by the coding sequence ATGCTCCTGCATTTTCCGCAATACCTGCGGGCCCTGCGGCAACAGCAAGGCTTTGTGGCCCTGCGGGATTTTTCGTTTTCCGTGCACAAGGGGGAGACCTTCGGGATCATCGGCAAGAACGGCTCCGGCAAATCCACCACCCTGGGGCTGATTGCCGGGGTGCTCAAGCAGTCCGGCGGCAGCATCCGGATTAACGGCCGGGTCTCGCCTCTGCTAGAACTGGGCGCTGGCTTTCATCCGGAACTCACCGGCCGGGACAATATCATATTGAACGGTATTCTCCTCGGAATGACCCGCAGACAGGTTGAAGAAAGGCTGGACGATATCATCGAGTTTTCGGAAATGAGAGAGTTTATCCTCCGGCCCTTGAAAACATACTCGTCAGGCATGGTGGCCAGGCTTGGTTTTTCGGTGGTGGTCCACCTCGACCCGGAAATTCTTCTGATTGATGAGGTCCTGGCAGTGGGTGATGAGGAGTTTCAGGATAAATGTCAGCTGAAGATGGAAGAGTTCCGTTCTAAAGGCATTACAATCGTTTTTGTCAGTCATGACCTGGACGACGTGGAAAGGATCTGTGACCGGGTCCTGTTTCTCGATGAGGGGCATAGTAAAGTGATCGGACCTCCCGTCGAGGTGGTGGCGGAATACCGAAAGCAGGTCAAAAGGTATTAA
- a CDS encoding ABC transporter permease → MRLAKRASSYQYYLDLIRVLVEKELKIRYKGTVLGYAWSILHPLVFALVYFVVFKIVMRIKMDNYALFLICGLFPWQWFSNSLAASNFFFLGNSSLIKKVRFPRELLVFSGVLNDLIHFVAAIPVIIVFMLYYRVYPSFSWFYQIPLLIGVQLAFTYGLSLTLATWNLFFRDLERISSLVLMLWFFLTPVLFPVEMVPEQYHWALYLNPLAATTICWRSVFLDGVLPIDFFSVSVAYAILTYFLGQTVFKRLVWRFAEIV, encoded by the coding sequence ATGAGATTGGCAAAGCGTGCATCTTCATATCAGTACTATCTTGACCTTATCCGGGTTCTGGTAGAGAAGGAACTGAAGATACGGTACAAGGGCACCGTTCTGGGCTATGCCTGGTCCATCCTTCATCCCCTTGTTTTCGCTCTGGTTTACTTTGTCGTGTTCAAGATCGTCATGCGCATCAAGATGGACAACTATGCGCTTTTCCTGATCTGCGGCCTGTTCCCCTGGCAGTGGTTTTCAAACTCGTTGGCCGCATCCAACTTCTTTTTCCTCGGCAACAGCAGCCTGATAAAAAAGGTCAGGTTCCCCAGGGAACTGCTCGTATTCTCCGGGGTGCTGAACGACCTCATCCACTTTGTCGCCGCGATTCCGGTTATTATCGTTTTCATGCTCTATTACCGTGTCTATCCTTCGTTTTCCTGGTTCTACCAGATTCCGCTGCTGATAGGAGTTCAACTGGCCTTCACCTACGGGCTCTCCTTGACGCTGGCGACCTGGAACCTGTTTTTTCGTGATTTGGAGCGCATCTCGTCGCTGGTACTCATGCTCTGGTTTTTCCTGACCCCGGTTCTTTTCCCGGTGGAGATGGTCCCGGAACAATATCACTGGGCCTTGTATCTTAACCCGCTGGCAGCGACCACCATCTGTTGGCGCAGTGTTTTTCTGGATGGGGTGCTGCCAATTGATTTTTTCAGTGTAAGTGTTGCTTATGCGATCCTTACATATTTTCTTGGCCAAACGGTATTCAAGCGCCTGGTATGGAGGTTTGCCGAGATTGTCTAA